The sequence CGCGAAATACGCAGCGAAAAGCTCGGCGAACTCGTGATGAACGAGTTGCGCCAGCTCGACACGATCGCCTATGTGCGTTTCGCGTCCGTCTACCGCCGGTTCGAAGACGTGTCCGAGTTCGCGGACGTGATCGAGGAATTCCGCCGCACGGCGCCCGCGAAGCCGCCGCGCAAGCGCTGAGCTCGCGCATTCCGTTTTCCGTCTCGTTTCCCATTCCATACGTTTCTCCCGCGTAGCACGCGGTGTTCGTGCTCGTCAGGGCGATTGTCGTGCGTCCGGCCGCAATGTGCGATTCGGCCATTCGGCAGATGGCGCCCGTTCGTCGGCCCCGGTAGAGTCGGCGCATCGGATTCACGGAGCGGGCGATGCGAGCGGAAGGTTGCGGGCGAGCGACGGCGGGTTTCATGCTCGTCGAATTGATGGTCGTGCTCGTGCTGGTTGCACTTGTTGCGACGTTGGCCGCGCCAACGTTCGCCGGCGCGCGCATGCGCGACCGGATCGACGCACGTGCGCGCGTGTTCGGCGCATCGCTCGCGTATGCGCGAGGGGAGGCGGTCAGGCTCGGCATGCGCGTCATGCTGTGCCGCAGCGACGCTGCCGCGAGATGCATCGCGGCGGGGCGGCCGTGCGACGACGGAGCGACCGACTGGTCGTGCGGCTGGGCCGTGGCCGTCGCGGACGGCGAGCGCGGAACGCGCGTCTTGCGACGCATTGTGCGCGACGCTCAGGTGGCCGTGACGGGCGCGGGCGGCGACGTCGTATTTACGCCGCCTGCGGGCCAAGTAATCGGCGGCTTCCGGAGTTTCGAGTTCGCGCCGAGCGATGCGTCTGACGCGTGGCGCGGCGACCGTTGGCGACGCTGTTTGCGGATCGCGGCAGGCGGTCGCGTACGGCTTTCCGAGGGCGGTTGCGGAGCGTCGACATGATGCGATTTCGGCCGATGCGCGGGAGCTCGTTGCTCGAGGTGGCGATCGCATGCGCGCTGCTCGCGATCGCGGCGCTTGGCGTAATCGCCGCTTTTCTCGCGACGATACGCGGCGAACGCGACGCCGCGGCGCGCGAGCAGGCGATGCTCGTCGCCGATTCGTGGGCGGAGATGGCGCGAGCCGGCGGGCCGTCGGGCGTCGATTGGGACCTGTCGATGTCACGTTTGCGTCACGGGAGGCTCGTCGCGACGAGCGGAGGCGCCGGCACTGCTAGCGTGCGCGTCGAATGGCAACGCTCCGGAGCGGTTGCGGTGGAGCCGTTGCGCTGTGAAGGCGATGTTGCGGCTTCGCGTGACGGCGACAGGCAATGCGTGGCGCTCGCGTATGTATCGACGGAGCGCTCATGATGCGAGCGGCGCGTTGGCGTGCCCACACGCTGATCGAGGTGATGATCGCAATGGCGCTCGGCTTGCTGATCCTGCTGGCCGCGATCTCGCTCTATCGCGTGCAGCGGGCCGCCTATGCAACGGCGGCAGAGGCCGCGCGGTTGCGCGACGCTGCACAGGCATCGCTCGCGCTGATTGCCCAGCAGATCCAGATCGCGGGCTTCGTGCCGCTCGACGCGCACGATGCGCTGCCCGTGCAGGGGCTGTTCGGCTGTGTCGCGGGAAGGCCTGTCGGAGCCGACGGGCAACTCGCATGCGATCCGCTCGCGAACGGCTCCGACGGCCTCGTCGTCCGCTACGTCGGTGACGGCAATTCCACTTGGCCGACGACGAGCGGCCAAGCGACGGACTGTCTCGGCCAGGGCGTCGGCGCTGCCGACGGAAAGCCGGTGATCGTCAATCGCTTCTACGCGCGCGTCAGCACATCGACGGGCGAGCCGGAGCTGTACTGCGAGGGCAGCGGTAGGCCCGGCATCGCACAGCCGCTTGTCGAGGGCGTCGAGCGCTTGCGTTTGCGCTACCGGCTGAGCGGTGCAGTGCAGTGGACCGATGCGTCGGCTTTGACCGCCGCGGATTGGGCGCATGTGGCCGCCGTGGCCGTTTGCGTGCAAGTGCGGGGCATGCGCACGGGGCGACTCGTGCGTTACGTCGATTGCGAAGGGCGAACGTCGAGCGCGCAGGACACGCGCACGAGGTTCTCGTTGCGACGGTATGTTGCCGTTCGCAATCGAGAAAGCGCATGATGCGTTTCGCAGCCGTGCTTCGGGCAAAACGCGTGCGGATCGTTCGCCGCCATTCGGTGCGGCGCGAAGCGGCGTGGCGGCGCGAGCGCGCAACGCGCGGCTCGTCCGGTGTTGCGCTGCCAGGTGTACTTGCCGTAACGGCTTCGTTGATCGTGATGTCGTCCGCGTGGTTCGAGATTGCGAAGACGGAAATTCGGCGCACGACGAACGTCGCGAGTCGATCGATTGCATTTCGCGCAGCGGACGCCGCGCTCGAGGCGTGCGCCGATGCGCTGTCGAGCGGTACGGCGCCATTCGCCCCCGCGGGAGGCGATGCGACGACGGCACGCGAGCCGGATGGGTGGCGGCAACCGGGCGCGTTCGACGGCGGCGGCGCGTTCAGGCCATACGCCGGATGGCCGGGCGCGGCGCAGGCGCCGAGCTGCGTGATCGAAGCGTGGAAGCTGCCGGGTCGTCCCAACGCGCGCGCATACCTCGTGACCGCGCGTGGCGTGGGTGCGATGAAGGATACGGTCGAGTGGCTGCAACTGCAGGTTGCGATCGACAGCAGTCGCATCGAACGCCGTTGGCGCCGGGTTGTGGGACGGCCGGCATAGATGGAGAGGGAAGCGGTAATGAAGTATGTTGAACGCAGTTCGCATTTGCGCGGTTTCACGCTGATCGAAGTGATCGTCGCACTTGCGATCGTGGCCGTGCTGGCGGCGCTTGCGGTGCCGTCGTATCGCGGCCATGTCGAACGCGGGAACCGGTTGAGCGCGATTGCCGCGCTGTATCGCGCCGCGCAGTATGTCGACGCGTTCGGCGAGGGGGCGCCCGCCACATTGCCGGAAGAAATGAACCGGGTGCCCGATTCGGACAACGCCGTCTATGCGTTGCGGATCATGTTCGACGGCGCGCGTGGTGGTTATGCGCTGGAGGCGAGCCCGACCGCCAATGGTGCGATGCGGGACGACCGCTGCGGAGCCTATGTGCTGCACGCGGACGGCACGCGCGAGAATCGCGTGGCCGGAGCGAATGCTGCCGGCCGGGATATGCCGAACGCCGACGCTTGTTGGCGAACGGGTTAGGCGCGATTCGGCCCGAGGCTCGACCGATTGCGGCTACGCACGCCGATCGCGCGGCGCCGGCGCGTCGGATGGGGCGGATGAGTCGTCGCTGCTCTTCGCCTGCCTCCAGATCTGATACGCCTCCCACACCGCGAAGCCGACGGCACCCCATTTGAGTGCGGGGCGCGCGCTTGCCCGCAGCAGCGCCCGCATGGGCTTCGCCAGCACGACGGATGCGAGCGAGCTCAACAACGGATACTGGCTGACGAGCGCGCCGAGCGTCGCGTTCACGTTCCTCGCCGACTTGCCGAGCGAGCCGCCCGACACGCCGGGCACGAGGAACTTCAGCCACTTGAAATGCGTGACGGACTGGCGCAGCTCGGCGCCCGCCTGTGCGAGTTCCAGGCGCTCGACGTCGGAGCGCAGGATCAGCAGTTCCTTGCGTAGCGCGCGGTACTGGGCCGCGCTCATGTGCCGCTTCTGCGAAGCGGTGCGGAATCGTTGTTCCGGAGCGGAGTAACTCATGGCGCGTCGACGGGAGATTGGCGAGAAGAAGAAGGGCGCGGCGAGGAGCGCGGCCGCGCGTTCACGACTTGCCGCGGAACAGCTCGCGGTCCTTTTCCAGTTCGTTCAGCGTCGCCTCGAACACGACGGGCGCATTGCGTAGTCCCGAGCGCGCCTTCAGTCCGCAGAAGAGCGCGCCGAGCGCGTAGAGCGCGGTGATGACGGCGAGCGACTGCCAGCGGTAGGTGTCCCAGAACGCGATCGTGACGAGCACCGTGAGGCTGATGAGTGCCATCGTCGCGAGCATCATTGCGGCGAGTCCGAGGAAGAGCACGCCCATCAGGCGCTCCTTCTCCTCGGCGAGCTCGATGCCGACGAGTTCCAGCCGGGTCTGCAGGAGCGCGAACACGGAGCCGAGCAGGCGGCGCAGCGGTCCGTGCGCGGACTGATGCGATGAGGTTTCTGTCGTCATGGATGAAGCGCTTGCGCGCGGAGAACGGCCGGCGCCGCGACGGGCCGGAGCGCGTAATCCCGGCGGCGCGCCCGTGCGCGCCGCCGGGGGCTGTCTCTCGCGTTGGCGCGCCGCGTTACTTGCGATTGATCAAGAGGCCGACCAGCACGCCGACGCCGGCCGCGATGCCGATCGACGTCCACGGATGCTCGTGTACGTAATCGTCGGTGGCGCGCGCCGCCTTCTTGCCTTTTTCGACCACGACCACCTGAACGTCGGCCGCCTTCTCCTTCGCCTGCTTCAGGCGCGTGAGCGCCTTCTCGCGCAGCTCGGTCGCACGGTCGCCCGTGCTGCTCGCGGCCTGCTTCAGCAGGTCTTCCGCGTCCGCGAGAACAGTTTTGATATCCGACATCAGTTTCTCCTTGTTGACTTCAGACATTGCGACTCCCTTCTTGCCGAGGCGGGTTGTCCTACGCACATCGTAGCGAAACCCGTGCCTGCGGGCGAGCGCGGCGGCTCAGCGTACAGGCGGCGCAAGATCGCGCTTGTGTAGCATGGTAAACGACTTGCAATGACAATAGAGAGCCGATCCGGAACGAAAAAGTTTCCGGGATTGTCAAACGCCTCTCGGCAAGAATGACGAAAAGGCATGAATATCTGACGGAATAATCGTTCGCGCCGGCCGTAGAATCCCTTAAGCTAAAAGCTTGCCCGTGCGCATCGTGCGCCGGGGCACCCAACCCATGCAAGTTCAAGGAGCTGCAACATGAGTCTACGTCTTGGCGACACCGCGCCGGATTTCGAGCAGGATTCGAGCCTCGGTCGCATCAAATTCCATGGATGGCTCGGCAACAGTTGGGGCGTCCTGTTCTCGCATCCGGCCGACTACACGCCCGTCTGCACGACGGAGCTCGGCCTGACCGCGAAGCTCAAGGGCGAATTCGAGAAGCGCAACGTGAAGGTGATTGCGCTGTCGGTCGACAGCGTCGAGTCGCACAAGGGCTGGATCGACGACATCAACGAGACCCAGGCGACGAGCGTCGGCTTCCCGATCATCGCCGACGGCGACCGCAAAGTTTCCGAGCTGTACGACATGATTCATCCGAACGCGAACGAGACGCTCACCGTGCGCTCGCTATTCGTGATCGACCCGAACAAGAAGGTGCGCCTCATCATCACCTACCCGGCAAGCACCGGCCGCAATTTCGACGAAGTGCTGCGCGTCATCGACTCGCTGCAATTGACCGACAACTACAAGGTCGCGACGCCCGGCAACTGGAAGGATGGCGACGACGTCGTGATCGTGCCGTCGCTGCAGGACCCGGAAGAGCTGAAGCAGCGCTTCCCGAAGGGCTTCAAGGCGGTGCGTCCGTACCTGCGCCTGACGCCGCAGCCGAACAAGTGAGCGGCGTGCGCGCCGCGCGTTTTCGCGGCGTGACTGTCATGTGACGAAAAAGCCCCGGCGAGCGTGCCGGGGCTTTTTCGTTTGCGGCGACACCGAAGCGATCCGGAGGCCCCGGCCGGCGCGTGGCTGCCGAGCAACGCGCGCGGGCCTCGGCGGCGCGGGCGTCGGCCAAAGCGCAAAGCGGGAAGCCGGCCCGGATCGCGTATGCGCGAGGCTCAAAAGAACGCCTGAATGCCCGTTTGCGCGCGGCCGAGAATCAGCGCGTGGATGTCGTGCGTGCCTTCGTACGTATTCACCACCTCGAGATTCACGAGATGGCGCGCGACGCCGAATTCGTCCGAGATGCCGTTGCCGCCCAGCATGTCGCGCGCGAGGCGGGCGATGTCGAGCGCCTTGCCGCACGAGTTGCGCTTCATGATCGACGTGATCTCGACGGCCGCCGTGCCTTCGTCCTTCATCCGGCCGAGCCGCAGCACCCCTTGCAGGCCGAGCGTGATTTCGGTCTGCATGTCGGCGAGCTTCTTCTGGATCAACTGGTTGGCGGCGAGCGGCCGGCCGAACTGCTTGCGATCGAGCACGTACTGGCGCGCGGTGTGCCAGCACGATTCGGCCGCGCCGAGCGCGCCCCACGCGATGCCGTAGCGCGCCGAGTTCAGGCACGTGAACGGGCCGCGCAGGCCCTTCACGCCCGGCAGGATGTTCTCTTCGGGCACGAACGCTTCATCGAGCACGATCTCGCCCGTGATCGACGCGCGCAGCCCCACCTTGCCGTGGATCGCGGGCGCCGACAGGCCCTTCCAGCCCTTCTCGAGAATGAATCCGCGAATTTCGTCGCGGCCGTCCTCGTCGAGCTTCGCCCAGACGACGAACACGTCGGCGATCGGCGAATTCGTGATCCACATCTTCGAGCCCGACAGCGAGTAGCCGCCCGGCACCTTCTTCGCGCGCGTGACCATGCCGCCCGGATCGGAGCCGTGGTTCGGCTCGGTCAGGCCGAAGCAGCCGATCCATTCGCCCGTGGCGAGCTTCGGCAGGTACTTTTCCTTCTGAGCGTCGGAGCCGAATTCGAAGATCGGCACCATCACGAGCGACGACTGCACCGACATCATCGACCGATAGCCCGAATCGACGCGCTCGACCTCGCGCGCGATCAGGCCGTAGCTCACGTAGCCGAGACCGGGGCCGCCGTACTGTTCGGGGATCGTCGGGCCGAGAAGGCCGAGCTCGCCCATCTCGCGGAAGATCGCCGTATCGGTGGTTTCGTGGCGGAACGCCTGCGTCACGCGCGGCGCGAGCTTGTCCTGCGCGTAGGCGTTCGCGGCGTCGCGCACCATGCGCTCGTCGTCGCCGAGCTGCTGGGCGAGCAGCAGCGGATCGTCCCAATGAAAGGTTGCGGCAGCCATCTCGTCATCTCCTCACTTGACTATAGTTCCGCTGTGCGGAACAATGTTTTGCAAATTGAACCCAGTGTATCACCGCATGAATTTTTCGACCATCGATGCCGACACGCTCGACGAACGCAAGTTCGTCGTCGCCCTCGCGCGGGGGCTGGATCTGCTGCGTGCGTTCAGGCCCGGCGAAACGATGCTCGGCAACCGCGACTTCGCCGAGCGGACCGGGCTGCCGAAGGCGACCGTCAACCGGTTCGCGTACACGCTCACCGTGCTCGGCTATCTGCGCTACGACGACGCGCTCGGCAAGTACGCGCTCGACGCGGGCGTGCTGTCGCTCGGCTATGCGCTGCTCGCGGGCTCCGACACGCTCGCGCTCGCGCGGCCGCACATGCAGGCGCTCGCGCGCGAGATCGGCGCGGCGGTGTCGCTCGGCTGCCGCGACGGCCTCGACATGATCTACCTCGAGACGATCCGCAGCGAGACGGCGCTGACGCTCGGGCTCGCGTCGGGGTCGCGGCTGTCGATGCTGACGAGCTCGATGGGGCGCGCGTATCTCGCCGTGCAGCCGCCCGACGCGCGCGCCGCGCTCTTCGCCGAGCTGCGCAAGACGGCGGGGAAGGGGCGGGCGGGGGCGGCGCTCGTCGAGGCGGCGGAGCGCGCGGTGGGCGAATTCGCCGTCGACGGCTGCTGCTACTCGTTTCGCGATTGGCACGGGGACGTGAACGCGGTCGCGGTGCCGTTTCGCGAGCCGCGCGAAGGGCGCTGGCTGATTCTGAGCTGCAGCGGGCCGGCGTCGTCGATGAGCGAGGACGTGTTTCGCAACCGGGTCGGCCCGAAGCTGAAGGCGCTCGCGCGGCGGCTCGGGCAACTGGGCTGAGTCGCGCGCTGGCGCGCCGCCGCGCGCCGTCCGGCCGCGCGCTGGCGCATGATGTAATGCGGCATGGTCATTCGGCGCTGCGCATTCCAACGCTTGCTTTCCGCATTTCGACGCGCCGCCGCGCACTTCGATGCAACGCGACAGCCTGGCGCGATCGGTTGTATCGTAGACCCCGCTTTCTATCGCACCGTTCAGGTGCAACGTGAACAGGATGTCCGTGATGCCGGGCTCGGAATCGTTGGAAGGCGGGTGCGCGTGCGGCGCGATTCGTTACCGGATCGCCGGCGTGCCCGCCGACGCGGGTTTCTGCCATTGTCGGCTGTGCCAGCGGACGACGGGCGCCGCCGTGCTCGCATGGGCGACGGTGCCGATCGGCGCGTTCGAGTATGTGAAGGGCGCGCCGCGCGTGTTTGCGTCGAGCGCGTGGGGCGAGCGGCGCTTTTGCGCGCAGTGCGGCGCGCAGCTCGAATATCGGCGCTCGGATGCGCCCACGACGGTCGAGGTCAACTACGCGACGCTCGACGATCCGTCGGTGATTCGGCCGAAAGCGCACACGTGGTACGCGAGCCGTATTCCGGGGCTCGAAGTGGCGGGCGATCTGGCGGTGCGCGACGACGGCGACCATTGAGCCGGCGTTGCGCGGGCGTTGCCGAGCGATGGCGATGCAGACCCCAGGCATTGCGAAATGCGCGCGTCGCGACGCAAGTGCGGCGCATGCGCCGCGCGCGTCGGGAAAGCCGACGCTTACGCTTCGCGCGGTCGGCAATCGCCTCGCCCCGATCGCGGCGGCCGATGCACCGATGCACCGATGCGCGGCCGCGACGCGACAATCACGGAGGTGTCATCGCGCGTGTCGGGAAACGCGAGGCGTGACCGGCGCCCGGCGGTGGCGGCGACCGCGTCGCCCCGATTCCTCGCACGCCGCCCGGCGCGGCATCGCGCCGCGCAATCTTGCCCGCGGCGTGCGCGTTCCGCGCGGCGCACGGCGCGCCGTACGCGGCCGCCTCCGTCAGACCGCGGCCGGCTGCGAGAACACCGGCCCTTGCACGAGCCGCACGTCGTACTGACGCAGCAGCTCGAACTGCGTTTCGTCGACGACGTGATCGAAGATGAGCGGAATGCGCACGCGCTGCGCATAGCCGACGAGCGCCTTCACCATCCCTTCGCGCAGCGCGATCGCCGCATCCATCTTGATGTAGTCCGGCCGCGCCATGTCCGACTCGACGGCGAGGATGCGTCCCGGATCGGGCAGCTTGTCGGCGACCTTGAAGCCGTAGTGCTGATAACTCTTCGTCAGATAGCCGAGGAACGTCTTGTGCGCGACGGCCGCGGCCGGCAGCTCGATCACGACGCGCTCGGGCGGCAGCCCGAACCCCTTGAGCACCGTCGAGAAGTGCTTGCCGTGGTCGTACTTGACGCTCTTCAACAGCCGCTCGTGCACGCGCAGGAACAGCAGCCCGTGCCGCTGCGCGCCGAAGAAGTTGATCGCGTGCAGGCTGCGCGCGAGCCGGTCGAGCGCGACGAGCTCCTGATCGTCGGCGACGGCGTCGATCGGATCGAACGGCGCGCCGCCCAGGTACGTGACCGCCTGGAAACCCAGTTCGTCGCCGTAGCGCTCGATCGCGTCGGTGAGCGACGTCGATTGCGGCGCACCCGGCATCGACACGTCGTAGATCGGCTCGTAGACGCTCGCCAGCCTCAGGTCGCGAAGGTGCGCGTACGCGCTTTGTGCGCCGTCCTCGAGCGCGAGGTGGTCGCACAGGAACGGCAGCTTGCCCGCGCGGGCGACGAGCTCGGGAATGGTGGGCGGAACCATGGACTCCGGAAGGAAGAAAGGCGGCCGAAACGGCCGCCGCATACGAACGATAGTAGCAGCGCCGCGCGTGATTGGCTGCGTGAATTGCTCATATCGATATCGGTTCCGCGCTGGCGGTTAGGGTATACATTGATTTCACTAATCGTAATTGGTTTTACTATTCGTAAATCGCAATATTGACGCAGATCAAGCATTCGAACGCGCGGCTTGTCCGACAAAAGCGGCGCATCCCTCAATACGGAGCAAGGAGCGACAGATGGCGGGTGACAAGAAATTTGCATCGCAGGCGGACCTGACCGAGAAGCAGGTGACGTTCGAGCGCCTGTCCGAGCATGCGTACGCGTATACGGCGCAAGGCGATCCGAACACGGGGATCATCATCGGCGACGACGCGGTGCTCGTCGCCGACACGCAGGCGACGCCCGTAATGGCCGAGGACGTAATCCGCCGAATCCGCGAAGTCACCGACAAGCCGATCAAGTACGTGCTGCTCACGCACTATCACGCGGTGCGCGTGCTGGGCGCATCCGCGTACGGCGCCGACCACGTGATCGCGAGCCAGGACACGTACGAGCTCATCGTCGAGCGCGGCGCGGCCGACATGAAGAGCGAGATCGAGCGCTTTCCGCGCCTGTTCCGCTCGGTCGAATCGGTGCCCGGCCTCACGTGGCCGACGCTCACGTTCAAGGGCGAGATGACGCTCCGGCTCGGCAAGCTCGAAGTGAAGATCATGCAGCTCGGGCGCGGGCACACGAAGGGCGACACGGTCGTCTGGCTGCCGCAGGAGAAGGTGCTGCTGTCGGGCGACCTCGTCGAGTACGGCGCGACGCCGTACGCGGGCGACGCGTACTTCCAGGACTGGCCGGCGACGCTCGACGCGATCGCGGCGCTCGAGCCCGAGAAGCTCGTGCCGGGCCGCGGCGCGGCGCTGAAGACGCGCGAGGAAGTCGCGGACGGGCTCGCCGGCACGCGCGCGTTCGTGAGCGAGCTGTACGCGAAGGTGAAGTCGGGTGCGGCGTCGGGCAAGGACCTGAACGCGATCTACAAGGAAACGTACGCGGCGCTCAAGCCGAAGTTCGGCGATTGGGTGATTTTCGATCACTGCATGCCGTTCGACGTGACGCGCGCGTTCGACGAGGCCACGCAGCATCCGGACCCGCGGATCTGGACGGCCGAGCGCGACAAGGAAATGTGGCACACCCTCGAAGGCTGAGCGCGGCGGGCGGCATCATGACCATCGATTATCAGACGCTGAAGTTCGACTATCGCCCGCGCGCGGCCGGTGCGGACGAAGGCGAGCCGCATCCGGCCGTCGTCGTCGGCGCGGGGCCCGTCGGGCTCGCGGCCGCGATCGATCTCGCGCAGCAGGGCGTGCCCGTCGTGCTGCTCGACGACGACGACACGCTGTCGAGCGGCTCGCGCGCGATCTGCTTCGCGAAGCGCACGCTCGAGATCTTCGATCGCCTCGGCTGCGGCGAGCGGGTCGCGCAGAAGGGCGTGGGCTGGCACGTCGGCAAGGTGTTCCTGCAGGACGAGCTGATCTACGCGTTCGATCTGCTGCCGGAAGTGGGACACGCGCGGCCCGCGTTCGTCAATCTGCAGCAGTACTACGTCGAAGGCTATCTGGCCGAGCGCGCGCTCGAGCTGCCGAACCTCGACCTGCGCTGGAAGAGCCGCGTGACGGGCATCCGGCAGACGCCCGATCACGCGGAGCTCGACGTCGACACGCCGGACGGGCCGTACACGCTGCGCGCGCGCTACGTGATCGCGGCCGACGGCTCGAAGAGCCCGCTGCGCGCGATGATGGGCCTCGACAGCCGCGGCCGCACGTTCAAGGACCGCTTCCTGATCGCCGACGTGAAGATGAGCGCGCCGTTTCCGGCCGAGCGCTGGTTCTGGTTCGATCCGCCGTTCCATCGCAATCAGTCGGTGCTGCTGCACCGGCAGCCGGACGATGTGTGGCGCATCGATTTTCAGCTCGGCTGGGACGCCGATCCCGTCGCCGAGAAGGCGCCGGAGCGCGTGATTCCGCGCGTGCGCGCGCTGCTCGGGCCGA comes from Burkholderia savannae and encodes:
- a CDS encoding PilW family protein, whose amino-acid sequence is MMRAARWRAHTLIEVMIAMALGLLILLAAISLYRVQRAAYATAAEAARLRDAAQASLALIAQQIQIAGFVPLDAHDALPVQGLFGCVAGRPVGADGQLACDPLANGSDGLVVRYVGDGNSTWPTTSGQATDCLGQGVGAADGKPVIVNRFYARVSTSTGEPELYCEGSGRPGIAQPLVEGVERLRLRYRLSGAVQWTDASALTAADWAHVAAVAVCVQVRGMRTGRLVRYVDCEGRTSSAQDTRTRFSLRRYVAVRNRESA
- a CDS encoding pilus assembly protein produces the protein MMRFAAVLRAKRVRIVRRHSVRREAAWRRERATRGSSGVALPGVLAVTASLIVMSSAWFEIAKTEIRRTTNVASRSIAFRAADAALEACADALSSGTAPFAPAGGDATTAREPDGWRQPGAFDGGGAFRPYAGWPGAAQAPSCVIEAWKLPGRPNARAYLVTARGVGAMKDTVEWLQLQVAIDSSRIERRWRRVVGRPA
- a CDS encoding type IV pilus modification PilV family protein, producing the protein MMRFRPMRGSSLLEVAIACALLAIAALGVIAAFLATIRGERDAAAREQAMLVADSWAEMARAGGPSGVDWDLSMSRLRHGRLVATSGGAGTASVRVEWQRSGAVAVEPLRCEGDVAASRDGDRQCVALAYVSTERS
- a CDS encoding IclR family transcriptional regulator; the protein is MNFSTIDADTLDERKFVVALARGLDLLRAFRPGETMLGNRDFAERTGLPKATVNRFAYTLTVLGYLRYDDALGKYALDAGVLSLGYALLAGSDTLALARPHMQALAREIGAAVSLGCRDGLDMIYLETIRSETALTLGLASGSRLSMLTSSMGRAYLAVQPPDARAALFAELRKTAGKGRAGAALVEAAERAVGEFAVDGCCYSFRDWHGDVNAVAVPFREPREGRWLILSCSGPASSMSEDVFRNRVGPKLKALARRLGQLG
- a CDS encoding DUF3318 domain-containing protein, which encodes MSAAQYRALRKELLILRSDVERLELAQAGAELRQSVTHFKWLKFLVPGVSGGSLGKSARNVNATLGALVSQYPLLSSLASVVLAKPMRALLRASARPALKWGAVGFAVWEAYQIWRQAKSSDDSSAPSDAPAPRDRRA
- a CDS encoding GspH/FimT family protein, which translates into the protein MRAEGCGRATAGFMLVELMVVLVLVALVATLAAPTFAGARMRDRIDARARVFGASLAYARGEAVRLGMRVMLCRSDAAARCIAAGRPCDDGATDWSCGWAVAVADGERGTRVLRRIVRDAQVAVTGAGGDVVFTPPAGQVIGGFRSFEFAPSDASDAWRGDRWRRCLRIAAGGRVRLSEGGCGAST
- a CDS encoding type IV pilin protein, producing MKYVERSSHLRGFTLIEVIVALAIVAVLAALAVPSYRGHVERGNRLSAIAALYRAAQYVDAFGEGAPATLPEEMNRVPDSDNAVYALRIMFDGARGGYALEASPTANGAMRDDRCGAYVLHADGTRENRVAGANAAGRDMPNADACWRTG
- a CDS encoding phage holin family protein, which gives rise to MTTETSSHQSAHGPLRRLLGSVFALLQTRLELVGIELAEEKERLMGVLFLGLAAMMLATMALISLTVLVTIAFWDTYRWQSLAVITALYALGALFCGLKARSGLRNAPVVFEATLNELEKDRELFRGKS
- a CDS encoding peroxiredoxin; the protein is MSLRLGDTAPDFEQDSSLGRIKFHGWLGNSWGVLFSHPADYTPVCTTELGLTAKLKGEFEKRNVKVIALSVDSVESHKGWIDDINETQATSVGFPIIADGDRKVSELYDMIHPNANETLTVRSLFVIDPNKKVRLIITYPASTGRNFDEVLRVIDSLQLTDNYKVATPGNWKDGDDVVIVPSLQDPEELKQRFPKGFKAVRPYLRLTPQPNK
- a CDS encoding EAL domain-containing protein, whose translation is MVPPTIPELVARAGKLPFLCDHLALEDGAQSAYAHLRDLRLASVYEPIYDVSMPGAPQSTSLTDAIERYGDELGFQAVTYLGGAPFDPIDAVADDQELVALDRLARSLHAINFFGAQRHGLLFLRVHERLLKSVKYDHGKHFSTVLKGFGLPPERVVIELPAAAVAHKTFLGYLTKSYQHYGFKVADKLPDPGRILAVESDMARPDYIKMDAAIALREGMVKALVGYAQRVRIPLIFDHVVDETQFELLRQYDVRLVQGPVFSQPAAV
- a CDS encoding acyl-CoA dehydrogenase, with translation MAAATFHWDDPLLLAQQLGDDERMVRDAANAYAQDKLAPRVTQAFRHETTDTAIFREMGELGLLGPTIPEQYGGPGLGYVSYGLIAREVERVDSGYRSMMSVQSSLVMVPIFEFGSDAQKEKYLPKLATGEWIGCFGLTEPNHGSDPGGMVTRAKKVPGGYSLSGSKMWITNSPIADVFVVWAKLDEDGRDEIRGFILEKGWKGLSAPAIHGKVGLRASITGEIVLDEAFVPEENILPGVKGLRGPFTCLNSARYGIAWGALGAAESCWHTARQYVLDRKQFGRPLAANQLIQKKLADMQTEITLGLQGVLRLGRMKDEGTAAVEITSIMKRNSCGKALDIARLARDMLGGNGISDEFGVARHLVNLEVVNTYEGTHDIHALILGRAQTGIQAFF
- a CDS encoding DUF883 family protein, with amino-acid sequence MSEVNKEKLMSDIKTVLADAEDLLKQAASSTGDRATELREKALTRLKQAKEKAADVQVVVVEKGKKAARATDDYVHEHPWTSIGIAAGVGVLVGLLINRK
- a CDS encoding GFA family protein: MPGSESLEGGCACGAIRYRIAGVPADAGFCHCRLCQRTTGAAVLAWATVPIGAFEYVKGAPRVFASSAWGERRFCAQCGAQLEYRRSDAPTTVEVNYATLDDPSVIRPKAHTWYASRIPGLEVAGDLAVRDDGDH
- a CDS encoding MBL fold metallo-hydrolase; this encodes MAGDKKFASQADLTEKQVTFERLSEHAYAYTAQGDPNTGIIIGDDAVLVADTQATPVMAEDVIRRIREVTDKPIKYVLLTHYHAVRVLGASAYGADHVIASQDTYELIVERGAADMKSEIERFPRLFRSVESVPGLTWPTLTFKGEMTLRLGKLEVKIMQLGRGHTKGDTVVWLPQEKVLLSGDLVEYGATPYAGDAYFQDWPATLDAIAALEPEKLVPGRGAALKTREEVADGLAGTRAFVSELYAKVKSGAASGKDLNAIYKETYAALKPKFGDWVIFDHCMPFDVTRAFDEATQHPDPRIWTAERDKEMWHTLEG